In the genome of Raphanus sativus cultivar WK10039 chromosome 9, ASM80110v3, whole genome shotgun sequence, the window TCCACAAGTCAGATGTCAATGATACTCGACCAGGAAGTGTAGCTAAGTCTCTCCTCAATGTGTCTCTCTCGCTTTCATACAGTCGATTGACATCTGATCTAGCCGTGTTTCGACAAATGGTCTGGACATCAGGATTCAAATACGTCTAAGTTTCTCGCACTTTCTCATACTCTACGTACGAGTATGGTAGATCATGCTGGACTATCGTCTTAGCTACCATCTGCCGAAAGATAGTATGATCATACTTGCGAGACTGTAGTTTCCCCGCGAAATTGATCTGCTGCTGACCTCTATTGTTCCTTTGATACATTCTACATCTTAAACGATGCCTTCTCAACCCGCTGGTTCCGTGCGAGTGGGAATGCCATGCATACTGATTCCTGCAATGATTGCATTGTGCTTTCATCGTTCCATTTGCCTTGTCAACCACGGTAAAATCGCACCACACATCTGATCTTCGCCTACTCTCCCTTTCATCTGACTCCATGTCATCATCCTCATCCAACTCTTCTTCGTCCAATTCATCATCAAAATCTGGTATCTTCtcaatcatcttcttcttcttagacTGAGTAGACGCAGAGTTTCTCTTTTGAGACTGACTAGCCGAAGCCTTGCCCTTTTGGGACTAAGTCACTGCCCTCCTTCTTTCTCCCCGAATCACTGATTGCACAGGTACATGCTTCTTCTTTCTACACGCCTGTGAGGACGAGCCTGTACCACCATCTATAGTTGATTGCAACATGGGTTTCTATTACGATATACATCAAGTGACAAACAAATGCAGTGATCACAGCAAACCTATGCAAGCCAGCTAAACAAGAGTGTGTTCTATCTATCTATGCTCAACAAGACAGTGATCCGATAACCTAAGCAAACCCAGCTAAACAAGATTGTTTTTATCACAGAAGTATCACACGTACACGTTTAAGAGACT includes:
- the LOC108824740 gene encoding zinc finger BED domain-containing protein RICESLEEPER 3-like yields the protein MIEKIPDFDDELDEEELDEDDDMESDERESRRRSDVWCDFTVVDKANGTMKAQCNHCRNQYAWHSHSHGTSGLRRHRLRCRMYQRNNRGQQQINFAGKLQSRKYDHTIFRQMTICRNTARSDVNRLYESERDTLRRDLATLPGRVSLTSDLWTSVKREGYMCVTTHYIDRNWKLNSKIITFCALAPPHTGMNVAMQLLESMKVWG